The following coding sequences lie in one Anticarsia gemmatalis isolate Benzon Research Colony breed Stoneville strain chromosome 16, ilAntGemm2 primary, whole genome shotgun sequence genomic window:
- the bsk gene encoding mitogen-activated protein kinase dJNK isoform X1 — translation MSPTPTIESKDNQSEIKTTKIVDKTGKSNSKRNKKVANRKFKSKNARLKKRPKTPKTFLIPSNPQPRVYCFRCGGMDHPASRCYNGDGKTRAKRKVKAAARRKVCTLSSPLTELKNKTDRVVNLIPLEMVQFYSVSLGDSVFTIPTRYTELVSRGAGAQGMVCAAYDTVTQQNVAIKKLSRPFQNVTHAKRAYREFKLMKLVNHKNIIGLLNAFTPQRSLEEFQDVYLVMELMDANLCQVIQMDLDHERMSYLLYQMLCGIKHLHLAGIIHRDLKPSNIVVKSDCTLKILDFGLARTAGTTFMMTPYVVTRYYRAPEVILGMGYTENVDIWSVGCIMGEMIRGGVLFPGTDHIDQWNKIIEQLGTPSAAFMARLQPTVRNYVENRPRYTGYSFERLFPDILFPSDSNEHNRLKASQARDLLSRMLVIDPERRISVDEALLHPYINVWYDEGEVNAPAPAAYDHSVDEREHTVEQWKQLIYQEVVEYAAPSPPPPQHAPPDHAQAALTT, via the exons ATGTCTCCCACACCCACAATTGAGTCAAAAGACAACCAGTctgaaattaaaacaactaAAATCGTGGATAAAACAGGAAAATCTAATTCGAAACGTAACAAAAAGGTCGCGAATCGGAAATTTAAATCAAAGAACGCGCGCTTGAAGAAAAGGCCGAAGACGcctaaaacgtttttaattccGAGTAACCCTCAGCCGCGAGTGTATTGTTTCCGCTGTGGTGGCATGGACCACCCGGCTTCGAGGTGCTACAATGGTGATGGAAAGACAAGAGCCAAGCGTAAAGTAAAAGCCGCGGCACGTCGCAAAGTTTGTACCTTGAGCAGCCCGCTAACTGAACTTAAGAACAAAA cTGATCGAGTAGTGAATCTTATCCCGTTAGAGATGGTTCAGTTTTACTCAGTCTCGCTTGGAGACTCGGTATTCACAATACCGACGCGGTACACGGAACTAGTGAGCCGCGGCGCAGGCGCACAGGGAATGGTGTG TGCGGCATATGACACGGTGACGCAACAGAACGTCGCGATCAAGAAACTGTCGCGCCCCTTCCAAAATGTGACACACGCGAAACGCGCCTACCGCGAGTTCAAACTTATGAAACTCGTCaatcataaaaat ATAATCGGTCTGCTAAACGCGTTCACGCCACAACGCAGCCTAGAAGAGTTCCAGGACGTGTACCTGGTGATGGAGCTGATGGACGCCAACCTGTGCCAGGTCATCCAGATGGACCTGGACCACGAGCGCATGAGCTACCTGCTCTACCAGATGCTGTGCGGCATCAAGCACTTGCATCTTGCTGGAATTATTCATCGG GACTTGAAGCCGTCCAACATAGTGGTGAAGAGCGACTGCACGCTGAAGATCCTGGACTTCGGGCTGGCGCGCACCGCCGGCACCACCTTCATGATGACGCCCTACGTCGTCACGCGCTACTACCGCGCGCCTGAG GTGATCCTGGGCATGGGTTACACGGAGAACGTGGACATCTGGTCGGTGGGCTGCATCATGGGCGAGATGATCCGTGGCGGCGTGCTCTTCCCCGGCACGGACCACATCGACCAGTGGAACAAGATTATTG AGCAACTGGGCACCCCGTCGGCGGCGTTCATGGCCCGGCTGCAGCCCACAGTCCGCAACTACGTGGAGAACAGACCGCGCTACACCGGCTACAGCTTCGAGCGACTCTTCCCCGACATACTGTTCCCGAGCGACAGCAATGAACACAACAGACTCAAG GCGTCTCAGGCTCGCGACCTGCTGTCGCGCATGTTGGTGATCGACCCGGAGCGCCGCATCTCCGTGGACGAGGCGCTGCTGCACCCCTACATCAACGTGTGGTACGACGAGGGAGAGGTCAACGCG CCGGCGCCGGCGGCGTACGACCACTCGGTGGACGAGCGCGAGCACACGGTGGAGCAGTGgaagcagctcatctaccaggaggtggtggagtacgccgcgccctcgccgccgccgccgcagcacgcgccgcccgaccacgcgcaggccgcgctcaccacatag
- the Taf9 gene encoding TBP-associated factor 9 produces MSEKDKSKGNVQTKHIPKDAQVIMAIMKEVGITDYEPRVVNQLLEFTYRYVTSVLDDARVFANHAKKKTIDLEDVRLAVQMQLDKSFTSPPPREVLLEISRVKNVNPLPMIKPHCGLRLPPDRYCLSSCNYRLKPATKKVITKTTVSAVPTVKTVSANKTLPNPNLVVKRPPNANVYVNSNKPTVVPKPVLKFTSGSKVVAKPAVRVTAGPSTQMPVKMEVDDQTSQKRKREDDDYDT; encoded by the exons ATGTCGGAGAAAGACAAGTCGAAGGGGAATGTCCAAACAAAACACATTCCGAAAGATGCCCAGGTTATCATGGCGATTATGAAGGAGGTTGGTATCACAGACTACGAGCCTCGAGTGGTGAACCAGCTGCTGGAGTTTACGTACCGCTACGTAACATCAGTGTTAGACGACGCGAGGGTTTTCGCCAACCACGCGAAGAAGAAGACTATTGATCTTGAAGATGTAAGGTTGGCGGTACAGATGCAGTTGGATAAGTCGTTTACAAGTCCTCCGCCGAGAGAAGTGCTGTTGGAAATATCGCGAGTGAAGAATGTGAATCCCTTGCCGATGATTAAACCACACTGTGGACTGCGACTCCCGCCAGACCG TTATTGCCTTTCATCATGCAACTACCGCCTCAAACCAGCGACCAAGAAGGTGATCACAAAGACCACAGTCTCGGCAGTGCCCACCGTTAAGACTGTATCGGCTAACAAGACGTTACCGAACCCGAACCTGGTGGTGAAGAGACCGCCTAACGCTAATGTCTATGTTAACTCAAACAAACCAACTGTTGTTCCTAAACCTGTGCTCAAATTCACATCTGGTAGTAAG GTGGTGGCCAAGCCTGCAGTGAGAGTGACAGCAGGTCCATCAACTCAGATGCCTGTCAAAATGGAGGTGGATGACCAAACATCACAGAAACGTAAGCGAGAGGATGACGACTACGACACGTAA
- the bsk gene encoding mitogen-activated protein kinase dJNK isoform X3, producing MVQFYSVSLGDSVFTIPTRYTELVSRGAGAQGMVCAAYDTVTQQNVAIKKLSRPFQNVTHAKRAYREFKLMKLVNHKNIIGLLNAFTPQRSLEEFQDVYLVMELMDANLCQVIQMDLDHERMSYLLYQMLCGIKHLHLAGIIHRDLKPSNIVVKSDCTLKILDFGLARTAGTTFMMTPYVVTRYYRAPEVILGMGYTENVDIWSVGCIMGEMIRGGVLFPGTDHIDQWNKIIEQLGTPSAAFMARLQPTVRNYVENRPRYTGYSFERLFPDILFPSDSNEHNRLKASQARDLLSRMLVIDPERRISVDEALLHPYINVWYDEGEVNAPAPAAYDHSVDEREHTVEQWKQLIYQEVVEYAAPSPPPPQHAPPDHAQAALTT from the exons ATGGTTCAGTTTTACTCAGTCTCGCTTGGAGACTCGGTATTCACAATACCGACGCGGTACACGGAACTAGTGAGCCGCGGCGCAGGCGCACAGGGAATGGTGTG TGCGGCATATGACACGGTGACGCAACAGAACGTCGCGATCAAGAAACTGTCGCGCCCCTTCCAAAATGTGACACACGCGAAACGCGCCTACCGCGAGTTCAAACTTATGAAACTCGTCaatcataaaaat ATAATCGGTCTGCTAAACGCGTTCACGCCACAACGCAGCCTAGAAGAGTTCCAGGACGTGTACCTGGTGATGGAGCTGATGGACGCCAACCTGTGCCAGGTCATCCAGATGGACCTGGACCACGAGCGCATGAGCTACCTGCTCTACCAGATGCTGTGCGGCATCAAGCACTTGCATCTTGCTGGAATTATTCATCGG GACTTGAAGCCGTCCAACATAGTGGTGAAGAGCGACTGCACGCTGAAGATCCTGGACTTCGGGCTGGCGCGCACCGCCGGCACCACCTTCATGATGACGCCCTACGTCGTCACGCGCTACTACCGCGCGCCTGAG GTGATCCTGGGCATGGGTTACACGGAGAACGTGGACATCTGGTCGGTGGGCTGCATCATGGGCGAGATGATCCGTGGCGGCGTGCTCTTCCCCGGCACGGACCACATCGACCAGTGGAACAAGATTATTG AGCAACTGGGCACCCCGTCGGCGGCGTTCATGGCCCGGCTGCAGCCCACAGTCCGCAACTACGTGGAGAACAGACCGCGCTACACCGGCTACAGCTTCGAGCGACTCTTCCCCGACATACTGTTCCCGAGCGACAGCAATGAACACAACAGACTCAAG GCGTCTCAGGCTCGCGACCTGCTGTCGCGCATGTTGGTGATCGACCCGGAGCGCCGCATCTCCGTGGACGAGGCGCTGCTGCACCCCTACATCAACGTGTGGTACGACGAGGGAGAGGTCAACGCG CCGGCGCCGGCGGCGTACGACCACTCGGTGGACGAGCGCGAGCACACGGTGGAGCAGTGgaagcagctcatctaccaggaggtggtggagtacgccgcgccctcgccgccgccgccgcagcacgcgccgcccgaccacgcgcaggccgcgctcaccacatag
- the LOC142979437 gene encoding hydroxyacyl-coenzyme A dehydrogenase, mitochondrial-like, which translates to MKMIQFGVIARNFSSSSAVQSAIKNVTVIGGGLMGSGIAQVSAQAGQNVTLVDVSPDVLAKAQKSIGANLGRVAKKVYKDKPQEGEKFVTEALGRIKTSTDPVDAAKTSDLVVEAIVENMDVKHKLFKQLDSAAPAHTIFASNTSSLSINEIASVVKRKDKFGGLHFFNPVPVMRLLEVVKGAETSEATYTTMMEWGKAVGKTCITCKDTPGFVVNRLLVPYICEAIRLYERGDASARDIDTAMKLGAGYPMGPLELADYVGLDTNKFILDGWHKKYPQQPLFNPIPLLDKLVSEGKLGVKSGEGFYKYEKK; encoded by the exons atgaaaatgatcCAATTCGGGGTAATAGCTAGGAATTTCTCTAGTTCTTCAGCAGTACAGAGTGCTATCAAGAATGTTACCGTTATTGGAGGTGGTTTGATGGGCTCCGGCATCGCCCAG GTGTCGGCTCAAGCTGGTCAGAATGTGACACTCGTGGATGTCAGTCCTGATGTCCTTGCCAAGGCCCAGAAGTCCATCGGAGCAAACCTTGGCCGAGTTGCCAAGAAGGTATACAAAGACAAGCCGCAGGAAGGAGAGAAGTTTGTCACCGAGGCTCTGGGCAGGATCAAGACATCAACAGACCCTGTAGATGCTGCCAAGacttcggatctggttgtagaGGCTATTGTGGAGAATATGGATGTCAAGCATAAACTGTTTAAGCAGCTTGATAgt gCAGCTCCAGCACACACCATCTTTGCTTCCAACACATCATCTCTGTCCATCAATGAGATTGCTTCAGTTGTTAAGAGGAAAGACAA GTTTGGTGGTCTCCACTTCTTCAACCCGGTACCCGTGATGCGCCTCCTGGAGGTGGTGAAGGGTGCTGAGACCTCAGAGGCTACATACACCACCATGATGGAGTGGGGCAAGGCGGTCGGCAAGACCTGCATCACTTGCAAGGACACCCCTGGGTTTGTGGTCAACCGACTGCTAGTGCCTTATATCTGTGAGGCTATTAGGCTGTATGAGAGAG GTGACGCGTCAGCCCGCGACATCGATACTGCGATGAAACTCGGCGCCGGCTACCCTATGGGTCCCCTAGAACTGGCCGACTACGTAGGCCTGGACACCAACAAGTTCATCCTCGACGGGTGGCACAAGAAGTACCCTCAACAGCCACTCTTCAACCCTATCCCTCTGTTAGACAAGCTCGTGTCTGAAGGCAAGCTAGGAGTCAAGAGCGGAGAGGGCTTCTACAAGTACGAGAAGAAATAA
- the LOC142979518 gene encoding putative 3-hydroxyacyl-CoA dehydrogenase B0272.3 isoform X1 codes for MNKLIGLTRNFSSSSSLNGIKTVTVVGGGLMGSGIAQVAAQAGQNVTIIDVQPELLEKAQKSIQANLTRVGKKIYKTEADKIESFVKESFDRIKVSTKLEDGADVDLVVEAIVEKLDVKQELFNKLDQICPAHTILASNTSSISINEIGAGIKRKDRFGGLHFFNPVPVMRLLEVVKGDHISEETYQAMMEWGKSVGKTCITCKDTPGFVVNRLLGPYSAEAIRMFERGDASKEDIDIGMKLGAGYPMGPFELADYTGLDTNKYALQVMYEKTNNPVFAPIPLLNKMVADGKLGIKSGEGFYKYNKK; via the exons ATGAACAAGTTAATAGGTTTAACTCGAAATTTTTCGAGTTCTTCGTCTTTAAATGGAATTAAAACGGTAACAGTTGTCGGCGGTGGGCTAATGGGGTCTGGAATCGCTCAG GTTGCAGCTCAAGCCGGTCAAAACGTGACCATCATAGATGTTCAGCCAGAACTGTTAGAGAAAGCCCAGAAGTCTATCCAGGCTAACTTAACCAGGGTCGGCAAGAAGATCTACAAGACTGAAGCCGATAAAATCGAGAGTTTCGTCAAAGAGTCCTTTGATAGGATCAAAGTATCAACTAAGCTTGAAGATGGTGCTGATGTAGACTTGGTTGTAGAAGCTATTGTTGAGAAGCTTGATGTTAAACAGGAGCTGTTTAATAAACTTGATCAG atatgTCCAGCGCATACCATATTGGCGTCAAACACCTCTTCTATTTCAATCAACGAAATTGGAGCTGGTATCAAAAGGAAAGACAG ATTCGGTGGTCTCCACTTCTTCAACCCAGTGCCAGTGATGCGTCTCCTCGAGGTAGTGAAGGGTGACCACATCTCTGAGGAGACCTACCAGGCTATGATGGAGTGGGGCAAGTCGGTCGGCAAGACCTGCATCACTTGTAAAGACACCCCCGGGTTTGTGGTCAACAGACTGCTGGGACCTTACAGCGCTGAGGCTATTAGGATGTTTGAAAGAG GTGACGCCTCAAAGGAGGACATAGACATTGGCATGAAGCTTGGTGCCGGCTACCCGATGGGTCCTTTCGAACTGGCCGACTACACCGGCCTCGACACAAACAAATACGCGCTACAAGTCATGtatgaaaaaacaaacaaccCAGTTTTCGCGCCAATTCCACTCTTAAACAAAATGGTGGCCGACGGAAAACTCGGCATCAAATCTGGCGAAGGATTTTACAAGTATAATAAgaagtga